A region of Granulicella sibirica DNA encodes the following proteins:
- a CDS encoding PQQ-binding-like beta-propeller repeat protein, with amino-acid sequence MIRNPRLAQLAKQVNQTEQRPPLSRGWSATLISSLFLMPLLAIGKGAQTQPATAPGDWPMVGRDLGQQRYSPLTQITPANVASLKVAWTYHMKPANVSALHQSETQPLVIGTTMYVVTPYSRVVALDSATGQEKWAFNIPDGDNASLRGASYWAGEGAAPAIIFGTRRGRMYSISAATGQLNPGFGVNGMVDLKTPEVMTTGMDKSYILPSPPVIYKDLVITGSGPGEGPGGKDGGLGPAGDTRAWDAKTGKLVWTFHSVPRPGETGHDTWSGDSWKDRSGVNVWGYMTVDMARGILYMPFGAPNNDRVGVDRPGNNLFGSTLVAVSADTGKLLWYFQVVHHDIWDMDTQSPPTLFDVQHDGKTIPAVATVNKNGLMFILDRVTGKPIYGVEERPVPKSNVPGEETSPTQPFPVLPEPLSQTTISRATLYNDTPDHAAWCKKYVDDNNMLLGEVEFTPPQLDRYTVTMPGTQGGVNFYGGAFDPKLGLFIANVNNLSQPMRIVRNPDGSYNNSGPLAGLTRFWNPDTHLPCTPTPWGQLVAVNVNTGKIAWRSTLGVTDSFPEGKQKTGRPGLGGAILTASGLTFVGATDDARFRAFETATGKEIWTAKLPASAESTPITYADSTGRQYIAIVATGGGLIGAKLESDALVVYSLEGPTAASSTPSKVAPPTQAAQTAASAPATSALPKGMPAADAALFPPGPGRELMLRTCSGCHAAKVSANKRMDPKEWNDLVQVMAGRGAVATDEEFDAVAAYLAHAFPRTAPPPDPAAH; translated from the coding sequence GTGATCCGCAATCCACGACTCGCGCAACTCGCTAAGCAGGTAAATCAAACGGAACAAAGACCCCCACTCAGCAGGGGATGGTCAGCCACCCTCATCAGCTCTCTCTTCCTCATGCCCCTGTTAGCCATCGGCAAAGGAGCCCAGACCCAGCCCGCCACCGCACCTGGCGACTGGCCCATGGTCGGCCGCGACCTCGGCCAGCAGCGCTACTCCCCGCTCACCCAGATCACCCCCGCCAACGTCGCCAGCCTCAAGGTCGCCTGGACCTATCACATGAAGCCCGCCAACGTCAGCGCGCTTCACCAGTCGGAGACCCAGCCCCTCGTCATTGGTACGACCATGTACGTGGTCACCCCATACAGCCGAGTCGTCGCGCTAGACTCCGCCACCGGCCAGGAGAAGTGGGCCTTCAACATTCCCGACGGCGATAACGCATCCCTGCGTGGAGCCTCCTACTGGGCCGGCGAAGGCGCCGCCCCCGCCATCATCTTCGGAACCCGTCGCGGCCGCATGTACTCCATCAGCGCCGCCACCGGCCAGCTCAACCCCGGCTTCGGCGTCAACGGTATGGTTGACCTCAAGACCCCCGAGGTCATGACCACCGGCATGGACAAGAGCTACATCCTCCCGTCGCCTCCCGTCATCTACAAGGACCTCGTCATCACCGGCTCCGGCCCCGGCGAAGGTCCCGGAGGCAAAGACGGCGGCCTTGGCCCCGCCGGCGACACCCGCGCCTGGGATGCCAAGACCGGCAAGCTCGTCTGGACCTTCCACTCCGTCCCCCGCCCCGGCGAAACCGGTCATGACACCTGGTCCGGCGATAGCTGGAAGGATCGCTCGGGCGTCAACGTCTGGGGCTACATGACCGTCGACATGGCCCGCGGCATCCTGTACATGCCCTTCGGCGCGCCTAACAACGACCGCGTCGGCGTCGACCGCCCCGGCAACAACCTCTTCGGATCCACCCTCGTCGCCGTCAGCGCCGACACCGGCAAGCTCCTCTGGTACTTCCAGGTTGTCCACCACGACATCTGGGACATGGACACCCAGTCTCCACCCACCCTCTTCGACGTCCAGCACGATGGCAAGACCATCCCCGCCGTCGCCACCGTCAACAAGAACGGCCTGATGTTCATCCTCGACCGCGTCACCGGCAAGCCCATCTACGGCGTCGAGGAGCGCCCCGTCCCCAAGAGCAACGTCCCCGGCGAAGAGACTTCGCCCACCCAACCCTTCCCCGTCCTGCCCGAGCCCCTCTCGCAGACCACCATCTCCCGCGCCACCCTCTACAACGACACGCCCGACCACGCAGCCTGGTGCAAGAAGTACGTCGACGACAACAACATGCTCCTCGGCGAAGTCGAGTTCACCCCGCCCCAGCTCGACCGCTACACCGTCACCATGCCCGGCACCCAGGGCGGCGTCAACTTCTACGGCGGAGCCTTCGACCCTAAACTTGGCCTCTTCATCGCCAACGTCAACAACCTCTCCCAGCCCATGCGGATCGTCAGGAACCCCGACGGCAGCTACAACAACTCCGGCCCGCTCGCCGGTCTCACCCGGTTCTGGAACCCTGACACGCATCTCCCCTGCACCCCCACGCCCTGGGGCCAGTTGGTCGCCGTCAACGTCAACACCGGCAAGATCGCCTGGCGCTCCACCCTCGGCGTCACCGACAGCTTCCCCGAAGGTAAGCAGAAGACCGGACGCCCCGGCCTCGGCGGAGCCATCCTCACCGCCTCCGGCCTCACCTTCGTTGGAGCCACCGACGACGCCCGCTTCCGCGCCTTCGAAACCGCCACCGGCAAGGAGATCTGGACAGCCAAACTCCCAGCCTCTGCCGAGTCCACCCCCATCACCTACGCCGATTCAACTGGCAGGCAATACATCGCAATCGTCGCCACCGGCGGCGGCCTCATCGGAGCCAAGCTCGAGAGCGACGCGCTCGTCGTCTATTCGCTCGAGGGTCCCACCGCCGCCTCGTCCACCCCGTCCAAGGTCGCTCCGCCCACCCAGGCAGCCCAGACCGCAGCCTCAGCTCCAGCCACATCAGCCTTACCCAAGGGGATGCCCGCCGCCGACGCCGCTCTCTTCCCCCCCGGCCCTGGCCGCGAACTCATGCTCCGTACCTGCTCCGGTTGCCACGCTGCAAAGGTATCGGCAAACAAGCGCATGGACCCCAAGGAGTGGAACGACCTCGTCCAGGTCATGGCTGGCCGTGGAGCAGTAGCCACGGACGAGGAGTTCGACGCGGTCGCCGCCTACCTCGCGCACGCCTTCCCCAGGACGGCGCCTCCGCCGGATCCCGCGGCGCACTAG
- a CDS encoding ThuA domain-containing protein, translating into MSVLSAQGQTSPPGAPRAPGQNPDGMHIYIRAGLKSHLAGQHDYPQFLADWSKVLTAHGAVVDGSLHAPTAAELEHTDVIVMYKGDAGYMTDTEKAALEAFVKRGGGIVSLHDVLCGPDPAYFATLVGGAKKHGEVNYTLDADIPYTIVDKSNPIMQGMTDLTIKDEAFYNMTWARDPAPHILATAIIPGTPSAGAHKGEVAPQIWTYEHTLPGGEPARAFVWMQGHIYANFANPQLQDMLLRGIAWAGKKPINELVDYKAPPPPARKPQ; encoded by the coding sequence ATGTCCGTCTTATCAGCCCAGGGACAGACCTCACCACCGGGGGCGCCACGTGCTCCCGGACAGAACCCCGACGGCATGCACATCTACATCCGCGCCGGGCTCAAGTCCCATCTCGCCGGCCAGCATGACTACCCGCAGTTCCTCGCCGACTGGAGCAAGGTCCTCACCGCTCACGGCGCGGTCGTCGACGGCTCTCTGCATGCACCCACAGCCGCTGAGCTCGAACACACCGACGTCATCGTCATGTACAAGGGCGACGCCGGCTACATGACCGACACCGAGAAGGCCGCGCTCGAAGCCTTCGTCAAACGCGGCGGTGGCATCGTCAGCCTTCACGATGTTCTCTGCGGCCCCGACCCAGCCTACTTCGCCACCCTCGTCGGCGGCGCGAAGAAGCACGGCGAAGTCAACTACACCCTTGACGCCGACATCCCCTACACCATCGTCGATAAGTCGAACCCCATCATGCAGGGCATGACCGACCTCACCATTAAGGACGAGGCCTTCTACAACATGACCTGGGCCAGGGATCCCGCACCCCATATCCTCGCGACCGCGATCATCCCAGGAACGCCAAGTGCAGGCGCGCATAAGGGCGAGGTCGCCCCGCAGATCTGGACCTACGAACACACGCTTCCCGGCGGTGAACCCGCACGAGCCTTCGTCTGGATGCAGGGCCACATTTACGCCAACTTTGCCAACCCGCAGCTACAGGACATGCTCCTACGCGGCATCGCATGGGCAGGAAAGAAACCAATCAACGAGCTCGTCGACTACAAGGCTCCGCCGCCACCCGCGCGCAAACCACAGTAG
- a CDS encoding methyl-accepting chemotaxis protein, whose translation MSIRGKLLLSIGVLAVGYILFLGMVEVTTSATQKHINIASESLFPAASNIQIAEASFQKLTKGYKDAVMQQDSSVLNASDADARAGATALQNAREKLAYNPALQQEAATALDSFNDLHSRAKSTYAKMIGSTNLSSQDQAALTGIEQETVKLQHSLSELHETIGTRDFQAELDAITTSNSHQSFLGLVLFLLAAAFAAASVFVLEKQVSHPLRELVDRLSDGAVRIGTSATQIASSSSSLSRDSSNQAASLEETSASSEEINSMAQRNSDNCRSAADLMSMSQDKFTVTNRSLAELVLAMDEINTSSGKISRIIKVIDEIAFQTNILALNAAVEAARAGEAGSGFAVVADEVRSLAQRSAQAARDTATLIEESINKSNSGKDKVDEVTIAIKAVTEESGKVKLLVDQINLGSTEQTHGIGNITQAISQMEQLTQTSAASAQQSAEAAGELTHQSEALEDIVRILSSVVNGDTTGQFTPTHSSRRSPLQRPSFAA comes from the coding sequence ATGAGTATTCGAGGCAAGCTGCTGCTCAGCATCGGTGTGCTGGCGGTCGGTTACATCCTGTTCCTGGGCATGGTGGAGGTCACCACCTCCGCCACCCAGAAACACATCAACATCGCGTCGGAGTCGCTCTTTCCCGCGGCTTCCAACATCCAGATCGCCGAAGCCAGCTTCCAGAAGCTGACCAAGGGCTACAAAGACGCCGTCATGCAGCAGGACTCCTCCGTCCTGAACGCGTCCGACGCCGACGCCCGTGCCGGTGCCACAGCCCTCCAGAACGCTCGCGAGAAGCTCGCCTACAACCCTGCCCTGCAGCAGGAGGCCGCCACCGCACTCGACTCCTTCAATGACCTTCATAGCCGCGCCAAATCCACCTACGCCAAGATGATCGGGTCCACGAATCTCTCGTCGCAGGATCAGGCCGCCCTCACAGGCATCGAGCAGGAGACGGTGAAGCTGCAGCACTCTCTCAGCGAGCTGCACGAAACCATCGGCACCCGCGACTTCCAGGCTGAACTCGACGCCATCACTACCTCGAACAGCCATCAGAGTTTCCTTGGTCTCGTTCTCTTCCTTCTTGCCGCCGCCTTCGCCGCCGCCTCCGTCTTCGTACTCGAGAAGCAGGTCTCGCACCCGCTCCGCGAACTCGTGGACCGGCTCTCCGACGGAGCCGTCCGCATCGGCACCTCGGCCACCCAGATCGCCTCCTCAAGCAGCTCCCTCTCCCGCGACTCCTCCAACCAGGCCGCCTCTCTTGAAGAGACCTCCGCCTCGTCCGAAGAGATCAATTCCATGGCTCAGCGCAACTCCGACAACTGCCGCAGCGCTGCCGACCTGATGTCCATGTCGCAGGATAAGTTCACCGTCACCAACCGCTCCCTTGCCGAGCTCGTCCTCGCCATGGACGAAATCAACACCTCCAGCGGCAAGATCTCGCGCATCATCAAGGTCATCGACGAGATCGCCTTCCAGACCAACATCCTCGCCCTCAACGCAGCCGTCGAAGCCGCCCGCGCCGGGGAAGCCGGAAGCGGATTCGCCGTCGTCGCTGATGAGGTCCGCAGCCTCGCCCAGCGCTCCGCCCAGGCCGCTCGAGACACTGCAACACTCATCGAGGAATCCATCAACAAGTCCAACAGCGGCAAGGACAAAGTCGACGAGGTCACCATCGCCATCAAGGCAGTCACCGAAGAGTCCGGCAAGGTCAAGCTCCTCGTGGACCAGATCAACCTCGGCAGCACCGAACAGACCCACGGCATCGGCAACATTACCCAGGCCATCTCCCAGATGGAGCAACTCACCCAGACCTCCGCGGCCAGCGCTCAGCAAAGCGCCGAAGCCGCCGGAGAACTCACCCACCAGTCCGAGGCTCTCGAAGACATCGTCCGCATCCTCAGCTCGGTCGTCAACGGCGACACCACCGGACAGTTCACCCCCACGCACAGCAGCCGAAGGAGCCCCCTTCAGCGGCCAAGCTTCGCAGCCTAA
- a CDS encoding energy transducer TonB has protein sequence MRIQKTSPFARFAPALVLAFGILTPAALHADDRAVVHKIAPVYPEMAKRMHITGSVRVLTTVDATGAVTKVEGQGTNKILSAAAEDAVKRWKFAPGDGVATVTIQINFDNAE, from the coding sequence ATGCGCATCCAGAAGACGTCGCCCTTCGCCCGCTTCGCCCCCGCCCTCGTTCTCGCCTTCGGCATTCTCACCCCCGCCGCTCTCCACGCGGATGACCGCGCTGTCGTCCACAAGATCGCGCCCGTCTATCCCGAGATGGCAAAGCGCATGCACATCACCGGCAGCGTCCGTGTTCTCACCACCGTCGATGCAACCGGAGCCGTCACCAAAGTCGAGGGTCAGGGCACCAACAAGATTCTCTCCGCCGCCGCCGAAGACGCTGTCAAGCGCTGGAAGTTCGCTCCCGGCGATGGCGTCGCAACCGTCACCATCCAGATCAACTTCGACAACGCCGAATAA
- a CDS encoding MFS transporter, with translation MQASRARYNVVALAIGLAVLSYIQRVAISQAAGPISRDLHLNKAQMGLVFGAFALSYALFELPAGILGDRLGVRRVLLRIVMAWSIFTALTGAAWNIVSLCVIRFAFGAGEAGCFPNLTRMLSAWLPKRERVTAQSLMWACTRWGGAATPPLVLAAISLCGWRWAFVAFAALGLVWCAIFMFWFKDDPAQHPSVNAAELELLESSRVLTRHQEAAPGWPSLLLTPQVLILVTQYFCFSFVWYFYITWLPTYLREARGQSPSRAAALSVLPLLFGGFGSLISGLMPLRIPRRAVAFFGFLGTAILLFVFTRIQAVVPAMICMAFASFCSDLTMPISWNACVEIGGAYTATVAAAMNMLGNLAGFIAPVIGGLILQRTAGNWNPLIYLMIGAATISALCWLYLNPERTIPKIAVDAAI, from the coding sequence ATGCAGGCAAGTCGAGCCCGATACAACGTCGTCGCCCTCGCCATCGGTCTGGCCGTCCTCTCTTACATTCAACGAGTCGCCATCTCCCAGGCCGCCGGTCCCATCTCTCGCGACCTGCACCTCAACAAGGCGCAGATGGGCCTCGTCTTCGGCGCCTTCGCCCTCTCGTACGCGCTCTTCGAATTACCCGCGGGCATCCTCGGCGACCGCCTCGGTGTGCGCCGCGTCCTGTTACGGATCGTCATGGCGTGGTCCATCTTCACAGCCCTCACCGGCGCGGCCTGGAACATCGTCTCCCTCTGCGTCATCCGTTTCGCCTTCGGCGCAGGCGAAGCAGGCTGCTTCCCCAACCTCACCCGCATGCTCAGCGCCTGGCTTCCGAAGCGCGAACGCGTCACCGCCCAATCGCTCATGTGGGCCTGCACCCGGTGGGGCGGAGCGGCAACTCCACCGCTCGTCCTCGCCGCTATATCCCTCTGCGGATGGCGTTGGGCCTTCGTCGCCTTCGCCGCACTCGGCCTCGTCTGGTGCGCGATCTTCATGTTCTGGTTCAAGGATGACCCAGCCCAGCACCCATCCGTCAACGCAGCCGAACTCGAGTTACTCGAATCCTCACGCGTACTCACCCGGCATCAGGAAGCAGCCCCCGGCTGGCCGTCTCTCCTCCTCACACCGCAAGTCCTGATCCTCGTCACGCAGTACTTCTGCTTCTCCTTCGTCTGGTACTTCTACATCACCTGGCTTCCAACCTATCTGCGCGAAGCGCGCGGCCAGTCCCCGTCCCGCGCCGCCGCGCTGTCCGTCCTGCCTCTTCTCTTCGGAGGCTTCGGCTCCCTCATCTCGGGCCTCATGCCGCTGCGAATACCGCGCCGTGCCGTGGCCTTCTTCGGTTTCCTCGGAACCGCCATCCTGCTCTTCGTCTTCACGCGCATTCAGGCCGTCGTTCCGGCCATGATCTGCATGGCCTTCGCCAGCTTCTGCAGCGACCTCACCATGCCCATCTCATGGAACGCCTGCGTCGAGATCGGCGGCGCTTACACGGCCACCGTAGCCGCCGCCATGAACATGCTCGGCAACCTCGCCGGTTTCATCGCACCGGTCATCGGCGGCCTCATCCTCCAGCGAACCGCCGGCAACTGGAACCCGCTCATCTACCTCATGATTGGCGCAGCCACCATCTCCGCCCTGTGCTGGCTCTACCTCAATCCCGAGCGCACCATCCCGAAGATCGCAGTCGACGCAGCCATCTAG
- a CDS encoding acido-empty-quinoprotein group A produces the protein MIGTKILATLIACASLSGALSAQTPLDPAKLLQQPTDTWPTYNGDYSGRRFSPLTKINKNTVNSLAPAWMYRVEGSTGQMGRLRLSATPIQVNGVLYFTVPNRAWAVDARTGTEIWVYDWESKGGSALGNRGAGISGSTLYFATTDCNLVAIDITTGKEKWHSSIGNMDFLNFGTGAPVVVRNHVLIGIGGDDLDVPGYLESHDATTGKLEWRWYAYPEPGTPEAATWPNTEAMMHGGGSTWIPGTYDPEQNLYILGTGNVQPVINGKGRLGNNLYASTIVALNPDTGKLVWYFQPNPHDTHDWDAVETPVLFDAVFKGQKRKLVAQASRNGWFFVLDRTNGKALVSAPFAKQNWTSGVDAKGQPIPSPAKMGQVNGALVAPNQGGAANWFPPSFDPQTGLFYVEAEDAYSVYYLFDDSEKPEGWAGNDRGGWAKSALRAIDYQTGKIKWAHDWATTGARSGILTTAGGLLFVGDPSTNLVAFDAANGDIVWHAGLQASVNNGPITYELDGKQYLLAAAGDTLYAFVLR, from the coding sequence ATGATCGGTACCAAGATCCTCGCGACCCTCATCGCGTGTGCCTCCCTCTCCGGGGCTCTCTCGGCGCAGACTCCCCTCGATCCCGCCAAGCTTCTCCAGCAGCCCACCGACACCTGGCCGACTTACAACGGCGACTACTCCGGCCGCCGCTTCAGCCCGCTCACCAAGATCAACAAGAACACCGTCAACTCCCTCGCTCCTGCCTGGATGTATCGCGTCGAAGGCTCGACCGGACAGATGGGCCGTTTGCGGCTCTCGGCCACGCCGATCCAGGTCAATGGCGTCCTCTACTTCACCGTGCCCAACCGCGCCTGGGCCGTCGACGCCCGTACCGGCACGGAGATCTGGGTCTACGACTGGGAGAGCAAGGGCGGCTCGGCCCTTGGCAACCGCGGCGCCGGCATCTCCGGCAGCACGCTCTACTTCGCGACCACCGACTGCAATCTCGTAGCGATCGACATCACCACCGGCAAGGAGAAGTGGCACAGCAGCATTGGCAACATGGACTTCCTCAACTTCGGCACCGGCGCTCCCGTCGTCGTGCGGAACCACGTGCTCATCGGCATCGGCGGCGACGACCTCGACGTCCCCGGCTACCTTGAATCGCACGACGCCACCACCGGCAAGCTCGAGTGGCGCTGGTACGCCTATCCCGAACCCGGCACGCCCGAAGCCGCCACCTGGCCCAACACCGAGGCCATGATGCATGGCGGCGGAAGCACCTGGATCCCGGGCACCTACGACCCCGAGCAGAACCTCTACATCCTCGGCACCGGCAACGTGCAGCCCGTCATCAACGGCAAGGGCCGCCTCGGCAATAACCTCTATGCCTCCACCATCGTCGCGCTAAACCCCGACACCGGCAAGCTAGTCTGGTACTTCCAACCCAACCCGCACGACACCCACGACTGGGACGCCGTCGAAACCCCCGTCCTCTTCGACGCCGTCTTCAAGGGCCAGAAGCGCAAGCTCGTCGCCCAGGCCAGCCGCAACGGATGGTTCTTCGTCCTCGACCGCACCAACGGCAAAGCTCTCGTGAGCGCACCCTTCGCCAAGCAGAACTGGACCTCCGGCGTCGACGCCAAGGGCCAGCCCATCCCGTCGCCCGCCAAGATGGGCCAGGTCAACGGTGCCCTCGTCGCGCCCAACCAGGGCGGCGCAGCCAACTGGTTCCCGCCAAGCTTCGACCCCCAGACCGGCCTCTTTTACGTCGAAGCCGAGGACGCCTACAGCGTCTACTACCTCTTCGACGATAGCGAGAAGCCCGAAGGCTGGGCCGGCAACGATCGCGGCGGATGGGCCAAATCCGCCCTCCGCGCCATCGACTACCAGACCGGCAAGATCAAGTGGGCGCACGACTGGGCCACCACCGGCGCACGCTCCGGCATCCTCACCACCGCCGGAGGCCTCCTCTTTGTCGGCGATCCAAGCACGAACCTCGTCGCCTTCGACGCCGCCAATGGAGACATCGTCTGGCACGCCGGTCTCCAGGCGTCCGTCAACAACGGCCCCATCACCTACGAACTCGATGGCAAGCAGTATCTCCTTGCGGCGGCGGGAGATACCCTCTACGCCTTCGTCCTGCGTTGA
- a CDS encoding SDR family NAD(P)-dependent oxidoreductase codes for MKIDLTGKTAVVTGASRGLGEAMSKSFAEAGAQVALVARNVAKLEGVRDAIVAAGGVAELFAGDVTSESDVAAIAEAVTKKFGAPQIVVNNAGSNIRKSLVEFTLEEFKSVMDSSLISTFLVSRAFVPGMKGTGYGRVINMTSIMAHISLPGRTAYSSAKASLLGFTRSLALELAGEGITVNGISPGPFGTEMNAAVMNNPEVNAQFLASLPVGRWGKVEEIGALACYLCSDYAGFITGTDILIDGGWTAK; via the coding sequence ATGAAGATTGATCTGACGGGTAAGACGGCTGTGGTGACGGGCGCGAGCCGCGGGCTTGGTGAAGCGATGTCGAAGTCTTTCGCCGAGGCTGGAGCGCAGGTGGCGCTTGTGGCGCGGAATGTGGCGAAGCTGGAAGGCGTGCGGGATGCGATCGTTGCAGCGGGCGGCGTGGCCGAATTGTTTGCGGGCGATGTGACGTCGGAGAGCGATGTGGCGGCGATCGCCGAGGCTGTGACGAAGAAGTTCGGTGCGCCGCAGATCGTGGTGAATAATGCGGGGTCGAATATTCGTAAGTCGCTGGTGGAGTTTACGCTCGAGGAGTTCAAGAGCGTGATGGACTCGAGCCTGATCTCGACGTTCCTGGTGAGCCGTGCGTTTGTGCCGGGGATGAAGGGTACGGGCTATGGGCGAGTGATCAATATGACTTCGATCATGGCGCATATCTCGCTTCCGGGAAGGACGGCTTACTCGTCGGCGAAGGCTTCGCTGCTTGGGTTTACACGGTCGCTGGCGCTGGAGCTGGCGGGTGAGGGAATTACCGTCAACGGCATCAGTCCGGGACCTTTTGGGACGGAGATGAATGCTGCGGTGATGAATAACCCTGAGGTGAATGCGCAGTTCCTGGCGAGTTTGCCGGTGGGGCGTTGGGGCAAGGTCGAAGAGATCGGGGCGTTGGCTTGCTACCTATGCTCGGACTATGCGGGGTTTATTACGGGCACGGATATCTTGATTGATGGTGGGTGGACGGCTAAGTAG
- a CDS encoding c-type cytochrome has translation MGSSKWSSRPIGFALAASALTLVAATVTNGQGRQTQAIDPTAVTRGATIFSSSCASCHGKVGRGTDTAPDLIRSALVLHDRMNALHGSELGPYLSTGPTHHFTFDKDQLTELSAYLVTNVNKTLRSGYSNEPTNLLSGDKKAGEAFFQASCATCHSTTGDLAGVGKRYDPATLQQKFIFPNSGPRGARTAPRVKKMQVTVTLPDGKSFSGELGRIDDFNVSLRDKDGVTQTFSRGKGVIVKTIDPYQGHVDLLDHYTDDDIHNMTTYLETLK, from the coding sequence ATGGGATCTTCAAAATGGTCGAGTCGACCTATAGGCTTCGCCCTTGCGGCCTCTGCTCTCACGCTTGTGGCAGCGACCGTCACAAACGGTCAGGGCAGGCAGACACAAGCGATCGACCCCACCGCGGTCACTCGTGGCGCAACCATCTTCTCCTCGTCCTGCGCCTCGTGCCACGGCAAGGTGGGCCGCGGCACCGACACCGCGCCCGACCTCATCCGCTCAGCCCTCGTCCTCCACGACCGCATGAACGCCCTGCACGGCTCCGAGCTCGGCCCCTATCTCTCGACCGGCCCAACGCACCACTTCACGTTCGACAAGGACCAGCTCACCGAGCTTTCGGCGTACCTCGTCACGAATGTGAACAAGACCCTGCGCAGCGGTTACTCGAACGAGCCGACCAACCTGCTCAGTGGCGACAAGAAGGCCGGCGAAGCCTTCTTCCAGGCATCCTGCGCCACGTGCCACTCCACCACGGGCGACCTCGCCGGGGTCGGCAAGCGCTACGACCCTGCCACGCTGCAGCAGAAGTTCATCTTCCCGAATAGCGGCCCACGCGGCGCCCGCACTGCCCCACGTGTCAAGAAGATGCAGGTCACCGTCACCCTTCCCGACGGCAAGTCCTTCAGCGGCGAGCTCGGCCGCATCGACGACTTCAACGTCTCTCTGCGCGACAAGGATGGCGTCACCCAGACCTTCTCGCGCGGCAAGGGCGTCATCGTCAAGACGATCGATCCCTACCAGGGCCATGTCGATCTCCTCGACCACTACACCGACGACGACATCCACAACATGACCACCTACCTGGAGACCTTGAAATGA